A window from Triticum aestivum cultivar Chinese Spring chromosome 6D, IWGSC CS RefSeq v2.1, whole genome shotgun sequence encodes these proteins:
- the LOC123145923 gene encoding uncharacterized protein, producing MSPVVEVKRWQIRWGRRSASATSWWRGIGPRRAGHHRDLPRCGLTRGLSPPPAISRAEDRLRWRKASAMSWWRRLGTRRAGQHTEMHQMTITKRCHLLPPPLLLRCIIKIVCIKSSLTSFCSNLQVILKIAMDLPMFWSRMQPHLDYAVPKGHVGRGCTKTPCLSPQAKRVVFRITSHLLQKLEKVCFVRLEAENILVDPKTEEVYISDSTQEAPVKTQAGVNSNINQLGHILEELIKTKKLPAHLTFPDFKMPAEIQHLLDLMQSTNPLRMSLVIKYHSSMVPMGLRGSLYLLVHQWLMDHVRVADYRAFDDVLAGIDPTEGDWVCKLKEGNRYLFAFYSRGLRKGSYDARKDESAPILHPLDFNRNVHSHTFEGCASRATGPRFSKKDMNLALYFIFGTQLASLMVALHARGYLCHLEKDIADFFPY from the exons ATGTCGCCCGTGGTGGAGGTGAAGCGGTGGCAGATCCGCTGGGGTCGACGATCCGCTTCCGCGACGTCCTGGTGGCGCGGGATAGGCCCACGCCGCGCCGGCCACCACCGGGATCTGCCACGGTGTGGGCTGACGCGGGGCCTTTCCCCTCCGCCGGCAATCAGTCGGGCGGAAGATCGACTACGTTGGCGGAAGGCTTCGGCCATGTCCTGGTGGCGTCGGCTGGGCACGCGGCGCGCCGGCCAGCACACGGAAATGCACCAAATGACCATCACCAAACGGTGTCATCTgctgcctcctcccctccttcTTCGATGTATTATCAAGATCGTCTGCATTAAGTCATCGCTAACCTCTTTCTGCTCCAATTTGCAG GTAATATTGAAGATTGCGATGGATTTACCAATGTTCTGGTCCAGGATGCAGCCACACTTGGACTATGCAGTGCCTAAGGGCCATGTCGGGCGTGGTTGCACAAAAACCCCTTGCCTTTCTCCCCAGGCAAAGAGGGTAGTATTCAGGATTACTAGTCATCTGCTTCAGAAGCTCGAAAAAGTTTGTTTTGTTAGGCTGGAGGCTGAGAATATATTAGTTGACCCCAAAACAGAGGAGGTATACATATCTGACTCAACTCAGGAGGCTCCTGTCAAGACCCAGGCTGGGGTGAACTCAAATATCAATCAGCTCGGACATATCCTCGAGGAGTTGATTAAGACTAAGAAGCTGCCAGCACATCTGACATTCCCTGACTTCAAAATGCCTGCTGAGATTCAGCATCTGCTGGATCTAATGCAGTCAACCAACCCACTCAGGATGAGCTTGGTGATCAAGTACCACAGTTCCATGGTCCCAATGGGCCTGAGGGGTAGCTTGTACTTGCTGGTCCATCAGTGGCTGATGGATCACGTAAGGGTTGCTGATTACCGGGCCTTTGATGATGTCTTGGCTGGCATTGACCCCACAGAGGGTGATTGGGTCTGCAAATTGAAAGAAGGAAATCGATATCTTTTCGCCTTCTACAGCAG GGGACTGAGGAAGGGCAGCTACGATGCGCGGAAGGATGAAAGCGCACCTATCTTGCACCCGCTCGACTTCAATCGGAATGTGCACTCGCACACGTTCGAAGGGTGTGCATCGAGAGCAACAGGCCCACGCTTCAGTAAAAAAGACATGAATTTGGCCCTGTACTTCATCTTCGGGACTCAGCTAGCTTCGCTGATGGTTGCTCTGCATGCCAGAGGTTACCTCTGCCACCTTGAGAAGGACATTGCGGACTTTTTCCCTTACTGA